One genomic segment of Amycolatopsis sp. WQ 127309 includes these proteins:
- a CDS encoding acyl-CoA desaturase, translating into MSATQVPDTPVSTGSDFAELSRLVKAAGLLQRRRRYYVLRIGLNLAAFGGGWVAFVYLGDSWWQLFLAAFFAMMFAQLSFIGHDAGHKQIFRTRKANDATGFVHGGLTGLSYGWWMGTHTRHHANPNHEDEDPDVDIAALAFSKAQSARKRGFLRWMAKYQAFLFFPLLLLEGLNLHVSSVKAVLNKDIRKRKLESALLIAHLAAYLAAVFIVLSPLTGIIFVLVHQFLWGLYMGCSFAPNHKGMEMLTAGHTLDFLRKQVLTSRNVRGGPVVDFALGGLNYQIEHHLFPSMPRPNLKHAQVIVRDFCDRHGISYAECGWARSYGYVLQHLHEAGEPLRAKKVMA; encoded by the coding sequence ATGAGTGCCACCCAAGTCCCGGATACCCCTGTGTCCACCGGCAGCGACTTCGCCGAACTCTCCCGGCTCGTCAAGGCCGCCGGCCTCCTCCAGCGGCGCCGGCGCTACTACGTGCTGCGGATCGGGTTGAACCTCGCCGCCTTCGGTGGCGGCTGGGTCGCGTTCGTCTACCTCGGCGACTCCTGGTGGCAGCTGTTCCTCGCCGCGTTCTTCGCGATGATGTTCGCGCAGCTGTCGTTCATCGGGCACGACGCCGGCCACAAGCAGATCTTCCGCACCCGCAAGGCGAATGACGCGACCGGGTTCGTCCACGGTGGACTCACCGGGCTGAGCTACGGCTGGTGGATGGGCACCCACACCCGCCACCACGCCAACCCGAACCACGAGGACGAAGACCCGGACGTCGACATCGCCGCGCTCGCGTTCAGCAAGGCGCAGAGCGCGCGCAAACGCGGTTTCCTGCGCTGGATGGCGAAGTACCAGGCGTTCCTGTTCTTCCCGCTGCTGCTGCTCGAAGGCCTCAACCTGCACGTCTCCAGCGTGAAAGCGGTGCTGAACAAGGACATCCGCAAGCGCAAGCTGGAGTCCGCGCTGCTGATCGCGCACCTCGCCGCCTACCTCGCGGCCGTGTTCATCGTGCTCTCCCCGCTCACCGGGATCATCTTCGTCCTCGTGCACCAGTTCCTCTGGGGGCTGTACATGGGCTGTTCCTTCGCGCCCAATCACAAGGGCATGGAGATGCTGACCGCCGGGCACACCCTGGACTTCCTGCGCAAGCAGGTGCTCACCTCCCGCAACGTCCGCGGCGGCCCGGTCGTCGACTTCGCCCTCGGCGGCCTGAACTACCAGATCGAGCACCACCTGTTCCCGAGCATGCCCCGGCCGAACCTCAAGCACGCGCAGGTCATCGTCCGGGACTTCTGCGACCGGCACGGGATTTCCTACGCGGAGTGCGGCTGGGCCCGCTCCTACGGCTATGTACTGCAACACCTCCATGAAGCGGGTGAACCGCTACGAGCGAAGAAGGTGATGGCGTGA
- a CDS encoding RGCVC family protein, with protein MTAPAPDALETSATGPQCPNCPHPLDAHDAIARRYCAATAAGQGVDRGCVCGTAQDHQKKQSTGQGSR; from the coding sequence GTGACCGCCCCCGCCCCGGACGCCCTCGAAACGTCCGCCACAGGTCCGCAGTGCCCCAACTGCCCGCACCCCCTCGACGCGCACGACGCCATCGCGCGCCGCTACTGCGCCGCCACCGCGGCCGGCCAGGGCGTCGACCGCGGCTGCGTCTGCGGTACCGCACAGGACCACCAGAAGAAACAGAGCACCGGACAAGGATCACGATGA
- a CDS encoding ABC transporter permease, translated as MTATTSANSTTAVTAARPALRHRLAERGIDRVLLLLVPGLLVTACLFLYPFLYGLQLSFAPRQGGVFANYARFFGDPYLRDTIWTTLGIALPATFINVLASIPIAYVLRGRVRGKRLLTTILVVPITLGTVLTAQGLIMYGGQSGWLNKVLTVLGITDEPLPLIHNYTGVLLSLVITGFPFSFLLTLSYLSGIDPSLEKAAATLGASWTQRFRRITLPLLAPGLAITFCLSFVMAFSVFPSAQLVGDPANETRVISIAAYHAAFEEYDYSMGSAVAMIMAVLMLIVIGLVMAWRGTLYRGATGGKG; from the coding sequence GTGACCGCCACGACCTCCGCGAACTCCACGACCGCCGTGACCGCTGCCCGCCCGGCCCTGCGCCACCGCCTGGCCGAACGCGGCATCGACCGCGTGCTGCTGCTCCTGGTGCCCGGGTTGCTGGTCACCGCGTGCCTGTTCCTGTATCCGTTCCTCTACGGCCTCCAGTTGTCGTTCGCCCCGCGCCAGGGCGGCGTCTTCGCCAATTACGCCAGGTTCTTCGGCGATCCGTACCTGCGCGACACGATCTGGACGACGCTGGGCATCGCGCTGCCCGCGACGTTCATCAACGTCCTCGCCAGCATCCCGATCGCCTACGTGCTGCGCGGCCGCGTGCGCGGCAAGCGCCTCCTGACGACGATCCTGGTCGTCCCGATCACGCTCGGCACGGTGCTCACCGCGCAGGGCCTGATCATGTACGGCGGCCAGTCGGGCTGGCTGAACAAGGTGCTCACGGTCCTCGGGATCACCGACGAGCCGCTGCCGCTGATCCACAACTACACGGGTGTGCTCCTGTCGCTGGTCATCACCGGCTTCCCTTTCTCGTTCCTGCTGACGTTGTCCTATCTCTCGGGCATCGACCCCTCCTTGGAGAAGGCGGCCGCGACGCTCGGCGCCAGCTGGACGCAGCGCTTCCGGCGGATCACGCTGCCCCTGCTCGCACCCGGCCTGGCGATCACCTTCTGCCTCTCGTTCGTGATGGCGTTCTCGGTGTTCCCGTCGGCCCAGCTCGTCGGCGACCCGGCGAACGAGACCCGCGTCATCTCGATCGCGGCCTACCACGCCGCGTTCGAGGAGTACGACTACTCGATGGGCTCGGCCGTCGCGATGATCATGGCGGTGCTCATGCTGATCGTGATCGGCCTGGTCATGGCGTGGCGCGGCACGCTGTACCGCGGAGCGACCGGAGGCAAGGGATGA
- a CDS encoding dihydrodipicolinate synthase family protein, with protein sequence MTFEQQRQRLSGVVAIPVTPFDAEGAVDGPTYAKLVDRLVTGGIEVVTPNGNTGEFYALDAGEARQCLEVTVEAVAGRAGVLAGIGHDVASATRAARHARDSGADMIMIHQPVHPYVSGDGWVDYHAAIAGAVPELGVVLYVRNPAIGGDQLHALGVAAPNVIGVKYAVPDPVRFGSVARDAGFERFVWIAGLAELSAPGYFAVGATGFTSGLVNVDPAISLGMFHALSTGDYPAAMAVWERIRPFEELRAANGNANNVSVVKDALAQLGLCRPDVRPPSRLLTAGERERLFGLLSSWGLS encoded by the coding sequence ATGACGTTCGAGCAGCAGAGGCAGCGGCTTTCCGGGGTGGTGGCCATCCCGGTCACGCCGTTCGACGCCGAGGGCGCCGTCGACGGCCCGACCTACGCGAAGCTCGTGGACCGGCTGGTCACCGGCGGCATCGAGGTCGTGACACCCAACGGGAACACCGGCGAGTTCTACGCGCTCGACGCCGGTGAGGCCCGGCAGTGCCTCGAAGTCACCGTCGAAGCCGTAGCCGGGCGAGCCGGTGTGCTCGCCGGGATCGGGCACGACGTCGCGTCGGCGACGCGGGCCGCGCGGCACGCGCGGGACTCCGGCGCGGACATGATCATGATCCACCAGCCGGTGCACCCGTACGTCTCCGGCGACGGCTGGGTCGACTACCACGCCGCGATCGCCGGCGCGGTGCCGGAGCTCGGCGTGGTGCTCTACGTGCGCAACCCCGCGATCGGCGGCGACCAGCTGCACGCGCTGGGTGTCGCGGCACCGAACGTCATCGGCGTGAAGTACGCGGTGCCCGACCCGGTGCGTTTCGGTTCGGTCGCGCGGGACGCCGGCTTCGAACGGTTCGTGTGGATCGCCGGGCTGGCCGAGCTCTCCGCCCCCGGCTACTTCGCCGTGGGCGCGACCGGGTTCACGTCCGGGCTGGTGAACGTCGACCCGGCGATCTCGCTCGGCATGTTCCACGCACTGTCCACAGGGGACTACCCGGCGGCGATGGCCGTCTGGGAACGCATCCGGCCGTTCGAAGAACTCCGTGCGGCCAACGGGAACGCCAACAACGTCAGCGTCGTGAAGGACGCGCTCGCCCAGCTCGGCTTGTGCCGCCCGGACGTCCGGCCGCCCAGCCGGCTGCTGACGGCGGGCGAGCGGGAACGGCTCTTCGGCCTGCTCTCGTCCTGGGGGCTCTCGTGA
- a CDS encoding extracellular solute-binding protein, whose translation MQGRSGFRFRRVVLAVSLATGLTACGAPGGDGGQAAAPQAVPDKPSKPVVLNILDIAGNLQLTKQMIENFKAAHPEVLSKVTYSTAPAPSMAGKLKAEQDGGVAQTHLVLSGTDGLSAGIANGTLAKVLPDFAGRFPNLMQNYLEPAAKMQDLANGYGVEVVYYPSGPLLEFNPAAAGTPPASPQELLDWAKAHPDKFQYAQPANSGPGRTFLMGLPYLLGDKDPKDPDKGWDKTWAFLQELGKYVKYYPSGTTEAMKNLASGAVDMVMSTTGWDINPRKLGTVPNTVKTAIMQPMHWVTDAQYVLIPKGLSGDQTSAILQLIAWMLKPDQQAIAYDDGYFYPGPAVKDVTLQMAPQKSQDTIKQFGRPEYEQWIAQYPKETSLPAEQQVKAYDKWNQLVGGSKVGKK comes from the coding sequence ATGCAGGGTCGCAGCGGCTTCCGATTCCGACGGGTGGTGCTGGCGGTGAGCCTCGCCACCGGCCTCACGGCGTGCGGCGCCCCCGGCGGCGACGGCGGCCAGGCAGCGGCCCCGCAGGCCGTGCCGGACAAGCCGAGCAAGCCGGTCGTGCTCAACATCCTCGACATCGCGGGCAACCTGCAGCTCACCAAGCAGATGATCGAGAACTTCAAGGCTGCGCACCCTGAAGTGCTGTCGAAGGTCACCTATTCGACGGCCCCCGCCCCGAGCATGGCGGGCAAGCTCAAGGCCGAGCAGGACGGCGGCGTCGCCCAGACCCACCTGGTCCTCAGCGGCACCGACGGCCTCTCCGCCGGTATCGCGAACGGCACGCTCGCGAAGGTCCTCCCGGACTTCGCTGGCCGGTTCCCGAACTTGATGCAGAACTACCTCGAGCCCGCGGCCAAGATGCAGGACTTGGCCAACGGCTACGGCGTCGAGGTCGTCTACTACCCGTCGGGCCCGCTGCTGGAGTTCAACCCGGCCGCGGCCGGCACGCCACCGGCGTCACCGCAGGAGCTGCTCGACTGGGCGAAGGCGCACCCGGACAAGTTCCAGTACGCCCAGCCGGCGAACTCCGGCCCGGGCCGGACGTTCCTGATGGGCCTGCCCTACCTCCTCGGGGACAAGGATCCGAAGGACCCGGACAAAGGATGGGACAAGACCTGGGCGTTCCTGCAGGAGCTGGGCAAGTACGTGAAGTACTACCCGTCCGGCACCACCGAGGCGATGAAGAACCTCGCCTCCGGCGCGGTCGACATGGTCATGTCCACCACGGGCTGGGACATCAACCCGCGCAAGCTCGGCACGGTGCCGAACACGGTCAAGACCGCGATCATGCAGCCGATGCACTGGGTCACCGACGCCCAGTACGTGCTCATTCCCAAGGGCCTCTCCGGTGACCAGACGTCGGCGATCCTGCAGCTGATCGCGTGGATGCTCAAGCCCGACCAGCAGGCCATCGCCTACGACGACGGCTACTTCTACCCCGGCCCGGCCGTCAAGGACGTCACCCTCCAGATGGCGCCGCAGAAGAGCCAGGACACGATCAAGCAGTTCGGCCGCCCGGAGTACGAGCAGTGGATCGCCCAGTACCCCAAGGAGACGTCGCTGCCGGCCGAGCAGCAGGTCAAGGCGTACGACAAGTGGAACCAGCTGGTCGGCGGCTCGAAGGTCGGCAAGAAGTGA
- the lysA gene encoding diaminopimelate decarboxylase, producing the protein MTLSELLPSLGCEAADHLEPGLWPRSTRLGEDGELLLAGAKVSHLAARFGTPSYLIDEQQVRDTAREYRRVLPDVEVAYASKALCTRSVLRWVAEEGLSLDTCSAGEIAVARGVGFPAERMLLHGNAKTPEDLKAALEYGVRRIVVDSLDEIEQLGALAHGAQQVMIRVTPGVAAGAHASISTGTEGQKFGFSLLDGVPDNVDAAVKAVLAQPGLRLAGLHCHIGSQVSRVDRYEAAARRMAEVLVRIRDVHGVTLRELDLGGGHAVPYFGGEPAFDLGGYSRRLRVALGYECAAHGFPLPRLTIEPGRAIVGPAGITVYRVCAVKRGSRTFVAVDGGMSDNARPSLYGARYTTRLVGRRSKEKRAPVTVVGRHCESGDVLADGILLPGDLHAGDLLAVPCTGAYHHSLASNYNQVGRPPLVGVKDGVATLLVRRETEEDLGRRDLG; encoded by the coding sequence GTGACGCTCAGCGAGCTTCTTCCCAGCCTCGGCTGCGAGGCCGCCGATCACCTCGAGCCAGGACTCTGGCCGCGCAGCACCCGACTCGGCGAGGACGGCGAGCTGCTCCTCGCCGGCGCGAAGGTCAGCCACCTCGCCGCTCGCTTCGGGACGCCGTCCTACCTCATCGACGAGCAGCAGGTCCGCGACACCGCGCGTGAGTACCGGCGCGTGCTGCCGGACGTCGAAGTCGCGTACGCGAGCAAGGCGCTGTGCACGCGCTCGGTGCTGCGCTGGGTCGCGGAAGAGGGGCTGTCGCTCGACACCTGCTCCGCGGGCGAAATCGCGGTCGCCCGCGGAGTCGGCTTCCCCGCGGAGCGGATGCTGTTGCACGGCAACGCGAAGACGCCTGAAGACCTGAAGGCCGCGCTCGAGTACGGCGTCCGCCGGATCGTCGTCGACTCGCTCGACGAGATCGAGCAGCTCGGCGCGCTCGCCCACGGCGCGCAGCAGGTGATGATCCGCGTGACGCCGGGTGTCGCGGCCGGCGCGCACGCGTCGATCAGCACCGGCACCGAAGGCCAGAAGTTCGGCTTTTCGCTGCTCGACGGCGTCCCGGACAACGTCGACGCCGCAGTGAAGGCCGTCCTCGCCCAGCCCGGGCTGCGGCTGGCCGGGCTGCACTGCCACATCGGCTCGCAGGTCTCCCGCGTCGACCGGTACGAGGCCGCCGCGCGCCGGATGGCCGAGGTGCTCGTCCGGATCCGGGACGTCCACGGCGTCACGCTGCGGGAGCTCGACCTCGGCGGCGGCCACGCCGTCCCGTACTTCGGGGGCGAGCCCGCGTTCGACCTCGGCGGCTACTCACGACGCCTGCGCGTGGCGCTCGGGTACGAGTGCGCGGCCCACGGTTTTCCGTTGCCGCGCTTGACGATCGAGCCCGGCCGGGCGATCGTCGGGCCGGCCGGGATCACGGTGTACCGCGTGTGCGCGGTCAAGCGCGGCAGCCGCACGTTCGTCGCGGTCGACGGCGGCATGAGCGACAACGCGCGGCCGTCGCTCTACGGCGCGCGCTACACGACGCGCCTGGTCGGCCGCCGGTCGAAGGAAAAGCGCGCCCCGGTGACCGTCGTCGGCCGGCACTGCGAGTCCGGTGACGTCCTCGCCGACGGCATCCTCCTGCCCGGCGACCTGCACGCCGGTGACCTGCTGGCCGTGCCGTGCACCGGCGCCTACCACCACTCGCTGGCCTCGAACTACAACCAGGTGGGCCGCCCGCCGCTGGTCGGCGTGAAGGACGGCGTCGCGACGCTGCTGGTGCGCCGCGAGACCGAGGAAGACCTCGGCCGGCGGGATCTCGGGTGA
- a CDS encoding ABC transporter ATP-binding protein, with the protein MTFEQLRLDGVSRSFGTAHALQGLDLAITRGEFVALLGPSGCGKSTALNCLAGLLPLTGGSIWLDDTRIDGRPPEQRGFGMVFQNYALFPHLSVRANVGFGLQMRKVARAELRRRVDEALRLVQLTEHAAKFPAQLSGGQQQRVAIARAVVLEPAVVLMDEPLSNLDAKLRLEMRMEIRRLHQTLGLTTVYVTHDQEEALSLADRLVVLREGTVQQIGTPEEVYAQPVNSYVASFMGYRNLLDLTLTSATGTAGSPPAGSAALGSSAAGSSVTGSAATGSPVTVEGDGVRLTGTNRDALTDGPAKVAIRPEDFVVGEGAENALDVTVEIVEYHGRELSVSARLANGVPVYFRTDKRLAPGDPVKIGVPAERVLVFAP; encoded by the coding sequence GTGACGTTCGAGCAGCTGCGGCTGGACGGTGTCTCGCGCAGCTTCGGCACCGCGCACGCCCTGCAGGGCCTGGACCTCGCCATCACGCGTGGCGAGTTCGTGGCTCTGCTGGGCCCGTCCGGCTGCGGCAAGTCGACGGCCCTCAACTGCCTCGCCGGCCTCCTGCCCTTGACGGGCGGCAGCATCTGGCTCGACGACACCCGCATCGACGGCCGCCCACCGGAGCAACGCGGGTTCGGGATGGTCTTCCAGAACTACGCGCTGTTCCCGCACCTGTCCGTCCGCGCGAACGTCGGCTTCGGCCTCCAGATGCGCAAGGTCGCCCGCGCCGAGCTCCGCCGACGCGTCGACGAGGCGCTCCGGCTCGTCCAGCTCACCGAGCACGCGGCGAAGTTCCCCGCCCAGCTCTCCGGCGGCCAGCAGCAACGCGTCGCGATCGCGCGGGCCGTGGTGCTCGAGCCGGCGGTCGTCCTGATGGACGAGCCGCTGTCCAACCTGGACGCCAAGCTCCGCCTCGAGATGCGGATGGAGATCCGCCGCCTCCACCAGACCCTCGGCCTCACCACCGTCTACGTCACCCACGACCAGGAGGAGGCGCTCTCGCTCGCCGACCGCCTGGTCGTGCTGCGCGAGGGCACGGTCCAGCAGATCGGCACCCCCGAGGAGGTCTACGCCCAGCCGGTGAACAGCTACGTCGCCTCCTTCATGGGCTACCGCAACCTCCTGGACCTGACGCTCACGAGCGCCACCGGCACCGCCGGCTCACCACCCGCCGGTTCAGCGGCCCTCGGCTCGTCGGCCGCGGGCTCGTCCGTCACCGGTTCGGCGGCCACTGGTTCGCCGGTCACCGTCGAGGGCGACGGCGTCCGCCTGACCGGCACCAACCGCGACGCCCTCACGGACGGCCCGGCCAAGGTCGCCATCCGCCCCGAGGACTTCGTCGTGGGCGAAGGCGCCGAGAACGCCCTCGACGTCACGGTGGAAATCGTCGAGTACCACGGCCGCGAGCTGTCGGTCTCGGCCCGCTTGGCGAACGGGGTCCCGGTCTACTTCCGCACGGACAAGCGCCTCGCCCCCGGCGACCCGGTGAAGATCGGCGTCCCGGCCGAGCGGGTCCTGGTGTTCGCGCCGTGA
- a CDS encoding Lrp/AsnC family transcriptional regulator, which translates to MGDESRARGLDNTDRSLIALLQQDGRASFTALAKAVGLSEGAVRQRVQRLLRDDLMQIVAVTDPANVDLTRQAMVGISVDGADPRAVADKLSELPHVHYVVLCAGRYDLLAELVCRDDDHMLEVLGEEIRQIPGVSGTELFVYLKLAKQNYAWGRLTA; encoded by the coding sequence ATGGGTGACGAATCACGTGCGCGAGGACTTGACAATACGGACAGATCGCTGATCGCTCTGCTCCAGCAGGACGGCCGGGCCTCGTTCACCGCGCTCGCCAAGGCGGTCGGACTTTCCGAGGGTGCCGTCCGCCAGCGGGTGCAGCGATTGCTGCGCGACGACCTGATGCAGATCGTCGCGGTGACGGACCCCGCCAACGTCGATCTGACGCGGCAGGCGATGGTCGGGATCAGCGTCGACGGCGCGGATCCCCGTGCGGTGGCGGACAAGCTGTCCGAACTGCCGCACGTCCACTACGTCGTGCTGTGCGCCGGACGCTACGACCTGCTGGCGGAACTCGTCTGCCGGGACGACGACCACATGCTCGAAGTGCTCGGCGAGGAGATCCGGCAGATCCCGGGTGTCTCCGGCACCGAGCTGTTCGTGTACCTGAAGCTGGCCAAGCAGAACTACGCCTGGGGCCGGCTCACCGCGTGA
- a CDS encoding ABC transporter permease yields the protein MTGWVARPGRWVVWAVVAFFFVNLAGVVLSVVVDSFGVQWFGTWLPDGFTTHWYADAWREFGLSDVLLTTAIVALVVITVSVAVGVPAAYALARRKFPGKRLVMLLFVLPILIPPITYGIPLATVLYKFHLAGSITGVILANLVPSVPFVVLTMTPFIEQIDPKIEAAARMSGARTLSVFTRILGPLLLPGILAASILVLVRTVGMFELTFLTAGPDSTTLVVALYNSVFAAGIRANQSVDAMATIYTGSMLLLLVVALRFVNPTQLVTRIREET from the coding sequence ATGACCGGTTGGGTCGCGCGTCCCGGACGTTGGGTCGTCTGGGCCGTCGTCGCGTTCTTCTTCGTCAACCTCGCTGGTGTGGTCCTTTCGGTCGTCGTCGATTCGTTCGGTGTGCAGTGGTTCGGCACCTGGCTCCCGGACGGCTTCACCACCCACTGGTACGCCGACGCCTGGCGCGAGTTCGGCCTCTCGGACGTCCTCCTCACGACGGCGATCGTCGCTCTTGTGGTGATCACCGTGTCGGTGGCGGTCGGTGTCCCGGCCGCGTACGCACTGGCTCGCCGGAAGTTCCCCGGCAAGCGCCTGGTGATGCTGCTGTTCGTGCTGCCGATCCTGATCCCGCCGATCACCTACGGCATCCCGCTGGCGACGGTGCTCTACAAGTTCCACCTGGCCGGCTCGATCACCGGAGTCATCCTGGCGAACCTGGTGCCGTCGGTGCCGTTCGTGGTGCTCACGATGACGCCGTTCATCGAGCAGATCGACCCGAAGATCGAAGCCGCCGCGCGCATGTCGGGCGCGCGGACGCTGTCGGTGTTCACCCGGATCCTCGGGCCGTTGCTGCTGCCGGGCATCCTGGCCGCGTCGATCCTGGTGCTGGTGCGCACGGTCGGCATGTTCGAGCTGACGTTCCTGACCGCCGGCCCGGACTCGACGACCCTCGTCGTGGCCCTCTACAACTCCGTGTTCGCCGCGGGCATCCGCGCCAACCAGTCGGTCGACGCGATGGCGACGATCTACACCGGTTCCATGCTGTTGCTCCTCGTCGTGGCGTTACGGTTCGTGAATCCGACGCAGTTGGTGACCCGGATCCGCGAAGAAACCTGA
- a CDS encoding DUF6307 family protein, which translates to MTASTSYHSRYDLRVERVKNIVMEDTKLNDTKALALAVRMVHELDTVPEPVR; encoded by the coding sequence ATGACCGCGTCGACCTCCTACCACAGCCGCTACGACCTGCGCGTCGAGCGCGTCAAGAACATCGTCATGGAAGACACGAAGCTCAACGACACCAAGGCACTGGCGCTGGCCGTGCGGATGGTGCACGAGCTCGACACCGTGCCCGAGCCCGTCCGCTGA
- a CDS encoding tyrosine-protein phosphatase, translating to MSRAVAWDGFFNTRDLGGLPTKSGETTGYGAFFRSADLRFVTDAGWAQAREAGVRTIVDLRNDDEIRPTAESRTAQAGSARFTAPSATSATPGIDRLEVPLDDIDDVELWQQVNREQLNGSPLYYPLFLQRKAGRCAAVIKAIAHAAPGGVLFHCGAGRDRTGLITLLLLALAGVEPRAIAADYDMSAEALKALFAAMGLDDQEPVIEAILAKRGTTTEGAVLAALDGFDVEHYLLDAGVSREELRDVRHRLSGSRAH from the coding sequence ATGAGCAGGGCGGTGGCCTGGGACGGCTTCTTCAACACCAGGGACCTCGGCGGCCTGCCGACCAAGTCCGGGGAGACGACCGGCTACGGCGCCTTCTTCAGGTCGGCGGACCTGCGTTTCGTCACCGACGCGGGCTGGGCCCAAGCTCGTGAAGCCGGTGTCCGCACCATTGTCGACCTGCGCAACGACGACGAGATCCGGCCTACGGCCGAATCGCGAACAGCGCAGGCGGGTTCGGCGCGGTTCACCGCACCCTCCGCGACCTCGGCTACGCCGGGCATCGACCGGCTCGAAGTGCCGCTCGACGACATCGACGACGTCGAGCTCTGGCAGCAGGTCAACCGCGAACAGCTCAACGGCAGCCCGCTCTACTACCCCCTCTTCCTCCAGCGGAAAGCCGGCCGCTGCGCCGCCGTCATCAAGGCGATCGCGCACGCCGCTCCCGGCGGTGTCCTGTTCCACTGCGGTGCCGGTCGGGACCGGACCGGGCTGATCACGCTCCTGTTGCTCGCGCTGGCCGGTGTCGAACCCCGGGCGATCGCCGCGGACTACGACATGTCGGCCGAGGCCCTCAAGGCACTGTTCGCCGCGATGGGCCTCGACGACCAAGAGCCGGTCATCGAGGCCATTCTCGCGAAGCGAGGCACCACGACCGAAGGAGCCGTCTTGGCGGCCCTCGACGGTTTCGACGTCGAGCACTATCTGCTCGATGCCGGTGTCTCCCGCGAAGAACTCCGCGACGTTCGCCATCGGCTTTCGGGATCACGCGCTCACTGA